In Mammaliicoccus sp. Marseille-Q6498, the genomic stretch TCATCATCTAGTTCCTTAATTAAAACAAGCATCCGTTCTTGCTCTTCATTCGTCATTCTAAACACTTTATCAATTTTATCTTTTTCTAGTGCTTGACCATTCTTCTTCCCAAAAGCAATTCCCGCACCCATAACAATGCGTTCTTCATTATTAATCTTTGAAATCACGACATTGTTGTTTAATATTTTTGTTATTTTCATGACATTCACCCTTCTTAATAAATGCACCGGTAATTCAAAAATTTTTCCCTTTAATAATGATTATATCAATTTTCTCAAAATCTTAAATACATTTGTTATTGTTCATATTCAGTTCATATTCATATTTTATTATTTGTTCTGTTAGAAAATCATTACTAAAGGAGAAAGAAAAAATGAAAAGATTATTTTACAGTTCAGCAATTTACACTGCATTAGGGTTATTAAGTGGTCTCTTTTATAGAGAAATGAGTAAAGCCAATGATTTCGAAGGCTATTCACAACTGAATGTCACACACACGCATATGCTTGTATTAGGAACAATTATGTTTTTAGTATTTTTACTTATTGAGAAAAACTTTTCTATTACAAGAAATCGCAAACTATTTAATTGGTTCTTCATCACATATCACGTGGGACTATTACTAACTGTCGCAATGCAAATGACAAACGGAATTATGACAATCAAAGGTATAGAAGTAAGCCCTGCAATCTCTGGCATGTCTGGATTAGGACATATCTTCTTAACAATCGCATTTATTTTATTCTATGTATTATTGAACAAAAGCATATTTAAGAAAAATAAATAAGAGATTGTGCAGGACCTGTTTGGTTAGGTTCGGAGGATAGGATTTATTGGGTTATTTGGAATAATGGCACTTATACTTAAAAAAAGTATAGAAAATCCCAATATTGTAGCTATTATTAATTTATAAGAATTATTAGTTAATCTATTCATTTACTTTACCGACTTTAAATACTTTTCAGTAGAAATAATGAGCCAAATACATCCTAAGATAAATAAAATCGTTTGAATAGTCACGCTATATAAACTTATCCCTTTAATTAATTCATAAACTGAAAAAAAATTCCTAAAATTATTAAAAGCGAAAAAATTTTTTTTGCTAGATTATTTGAATATTCTTGAGCAGCAGACCAATGTCTAGGGCTTTTTAAAGATTGTCTGGATCTATAGCCAACCATAATATTTCTATCTTCGACAATTTTTGAACGAGAAACTAAAATGATGATTAATAAATTTAATAAACTAGTGAAAAATAATATCATATTATTATCAACATCCTTTTTGAGAGTTTATATGTATATAATATAGTTATTTTTAAAACAAAAATAGCATTTTCTTCAAACAAATCACATAATATTAGATTCTTGAGAGATTCTCTTAATATAGATAGTATTATATTACATCATGACAATGAGTATGACTTCTACAGCGATTCACTCTTAAAAATTTTTGAAATATTAGGATACAAAGTTTGTTTTTTTATCTAATACCTAAATCTATAAGAAACTGCTCATTAAAATAACTCCTATATGATACTTATAATGTACTTATTAATATCATTATGATACATTACTCAATCCATAAAAATAAACCCCTTTTGTGTCGGGGTTTGTCATGTAACATAAGTGGCATTATGTTACATTTTTTGAAATGAGATTACGTTGTAATAGTGATGAAATACAAACAAAATAAGTTGGTGAATAGGGAAGGAAGTTATCTATAGAGAAAAATTTATTCTTTTTATTAAATAAACCAGTTCCTTTTACATTTACTATCGACTTAGTTGAAAATAGAAAAAAATCAGTTTTTTTAATTTTATATAATTCTTGTACTTCACCATCATTAAATCGAATATTATTTAATTCTGCATCTTCTAACTCTAATGTATATATATTAATAAATTCGTTGTCAATGAATTTATCATTAATGCTCTCTGGAATGGTACAAAGAAATTCAAGTCTATTGAAGTCTATATTTAGACCCATTTCTTCTTTTATTTCTCGAATACCATCTGATATATCCTCATTAGATTGTATATGTCCTCCCACAGTGACATCTAGCAGACCAGGATAATCACTTAATAAAGCACTTCTTTCTTGTAATAAAATATATTCTTTAGTAGTAAAAATACATTGAAATGTTTGATGCCATTCCGAATATTTGTGTACATCTGCTCTGTTCATGGTACCTTTATATTGTTTGTTTTTAAAATAAATTTTTAAAGTTTCTGTCAATTAAAGCACTCCTTACTGATATTATGAATAATATTAAAGTATTATTAAATTTTAGTAAAGAATATTAAGACAGAAGTGTTTATTATACAAATTATTTTCTATCCTTTTTCTCTTCATATATAAAACCCCCCTTCAAAGTTTGTTTTTTTACTGTCTACTTTGAAGGGAGCATATCAAGATATCGTGCGTTTAGCCCATTATCGCACCAAGTCGTCAGCGATATCGTGCGTTTAGACCCATATCGCACCATATCTCCAAGATATGGTGCGATAAATCCGTTCTTACAACACTATAAACAAAGAAAATCGCTATGACATCTGTCATAGCGATCCTTTTTATGCGTGTTTTCTATTAAATCTACGTGTGTATTCTTTAAATGTGATGAAACATTTGTTCTTCTCATCATATAATTTATATTTTAAAGATTCTAAACTCTCTTTGATTGTAATTGTAGTAGCATGATGTAATGGTGGTGTCTTTTCATGTGCTTGTTCTAATTGGTAATTTGGAATTCTTGGACTTAAGTGATGAACATGGTGATAACCAATGTTACCTGTCATCCATTGAACAATCTTAGGTAATTTGTAATAAGAACTGCCTTCTATTGCAGCTTTTACATAATCCCATTCTGATGATTCTTCAAAATATGCGTCTTCAAATGTATGTTGGATGTAGAATAACCAAATGCCCATCATTCCAGCGATAAACATCATTGGTAAAAATACGAGCATAAATGGTACTGCTCCAACTAAGAAGAACATGCCTACATAGAATAATAACAATACGATATTGTTCATCCATGTATTTCTTTTTTCTTTTTTTCTAGCGTCTTTTGCGTTCATTCTGTTAGAAATAAATAACAAGAATATAGGACCTAGTATAAACATTACAAATGGGTGTCTATACAAACGATATTTAAATTGTGTGAATGATGATGAATCATGATACTCTTCAATTGTCATCACCCAAATATCGCCAATACCACGTTTTTCTAAGTTACCACTTCCAGCGTGATGAATGATATGTTCTCTACGCCATTTTTCATATGGGAACAATGTTAAAAGTCCTGTGATATTTCCTAGTAAATCGTTATTCTTTTTCTTACTTAAAAATGATCCGTGACAGCAATCGTGGAAGATAATAAATGTTCTAACTAAAAATC encodes the following:
- a CDS encoding DUF2871 domain-containing protein; translated protein: MKRLFYSSAIYTALGLLSGLFYREMSKANDFEGYSQLNVTHTHMLVLGTIMFLVFLLIEKNFSITRNRKLFNWFFITYHVGLLLTVAMQMTNGIMTIKGIEVSPAISGMSGLGHIFLTIAFILFYVLLNKSIFKKNK
- a CDS encoding NUDIX domain-containing protein produces the protein MTETLKIYFKNKQYKGTMNRADVHKYSEWHQTFQCIFTTKEYILLQERSALLSDYPGLLDVTVGGHIQSNEDISDGIREIKEEMGLNIDFNRLEFLCTIPESINDKFIDNEFINIYTLELEDAELNNIRFNDGEVQELYKIKKTDFFLFSTKSIVNVKGTGLFNKKNKFFSIDNFLPYSPTYFVCISSLLQRNLISKNVT
- a CDS encoding fatty acid desaturase, which encodes MEKEKKKLLRKMVKPFENNNLKKSTIQIINTLIPLVLLVAGGFLSYQLHWSLSILCGVLASGFLVRTFIIFHDCCHGSFLSKKKNNDLLGNITGLLTLFPYEKWRREHIIHHAGSGNLEKRGIGDIWVMTIEEYHDSSSFTQFKYRLYRHPFVMFILGPIFLLFISNRMNAKDARKKEKRNTWMNNIVLLLFYVGMFFLVGAVPFMLVFLPMMFIAGMMGIWLFYIQHTFEDAYFEESSEWDYVKAAIEGSSYYKLPKIVQWMTGNIGYHHVHHLSPRIPNYQLEQAHEKTPPLHHATTITIKESLESLKYKLYDEKNKCFITFKEYTRRFNRKHA